The DNA region CCATTTTAGCTGGGACCCGCTGTGGAGTAAATCTCTGTAGAAGCATAGCGTCGTACCTGTGCACAAGTGTAGATTTGTAGTCGAGCACAATAATTGAGTTGGAGTTACGTTGTGTTTATCTCGACTATACAATTCACATGGCgtgtgaaaaacaaaaaaaaatcctctgcAAATCTTTAGCTgtccatttttatgaaaaaataaataaatgaaataaaaaaaaatttctgaacgacttgtaaaaaatttcttgtaggtgaaaaaataaagtgtCAAAGTGATCGGTAGATGTTGTCtattgaattctcttttttttttcttttcagaatacGACGAGAAAAATGTGTTCGTTAAATTCCCTTTCTGttcgaaaaatgtattttttggcattctttattgttgaatttattCTGAAACGTTTCAGATTGCTGTAGGGTTATGATATTTTACAGTGCTTTCTCACAAAACAGGATTGTTTTTGGCATTTCACTTCGCAAAACTAAACCTGAATAATGTTagttctaatgattggattcTCGCTAACTGAGTATCAAACTAAGTGGTTCAACGGGTTGACCtctaatatgttaattaatttgttcatGCGACAGTTTAATATACTTTCTCTGTATAAACATACCTCCTATTTTTCCCTGGAGGAGTTTTATTCCCGATTCTTTGCCTTTTAAATGAGTGGGTAGCCACTTACAGCATAGGGTGACTAATGGCCATCCAATCCTcactttttcattgaaaatgcttgtgtttctttattaaattctcataataattcagtatttattaaatctgaaaacttaattattttcttaatttttcttcattttagaaatgaactTCCTAATATTAACCATATTTTGATCagtgttttaaactaaataccCTACATTATTAATGTcaagtttttatgtatatatatgtttgaaatatttaaaaagtggcCACTAAGAAATGCTACGACTCTTCAAtagtaaaatttccaaattttgtgtttagtagctgcaatctgAAAAATGCCCCAATAGTTTAATCTGGAGGAGCAGTTGAAAGTTAAGGTCACtcattgttaatttcactttttgaataCCTTGAAGTTTTTAagtgattcaaatttttggtaTAATCATAAATTCGTTTATGCAAagtaatgtaaaagaaaatttctagtaattgcttatttaatattGGTAGACATTTTTTTCATACCATTTTGAATGATGTAATTTTAAGTCACCcagtttgttttgaataatattatttagagaaaaaaaaccttattcttaGTTCCTTTTCTCTCAGGCTATTCAGCTGATTTCGtagtttgaaatgtaaaaatttatattctcactaaaatttttttgaccattattaaatgatataattattcaaaattattctttacatttaattatctATTCTAAACGGATTTCGAACGAttgagttcaaaaaattttcacttcaagactaaaaatgaaatgtacactaacatataaaatataactatataaaatgaaatattccaaACACTCGATCTCTTAATGATCTAGATCCATCAAACCATTggcttttgtttatttcaagaGAAAATATCGGTAGGGTTATCAACGAAATCTtataaaaagtatctttaggatatcttgaggggggggggattgTTTTGGCCTGAATGAGTTACTAAGattttcagtttatataaatacttcaaaaaaattatatttcggtACTCGAAGCCAAAAGATGCAGTGCTGAATGATTCATTTGCAAGATTAACCCTGAAAGTAGATTAAACAGTGTGGCCACCCACCTTGAAAACCAGGAATTATCAGGACATTTTTCTATACtggaaaaatcagaaatttggATAGAAATCAgggatttttaaagaaaagatggaattttttctttgaattttcttaattttactaatttaaattatttactaattttcttgattgaaattattttaccatctgTTATACCCACTTTTACACCgaatctgaatatttttacaaaactataataaaattttttgctgcatttaaaatattataaaccccttttttcatactattttaaaatcttgttctCATAAAACAACTTAAGAGtacagaaaatttaatgaatgaaaggGAAATTTTGAGGGGATGAAGCTTTGCGATGCTCTACTGCTCTGGGGAACCACATGAAAATACGCAATTAGTGAATGTTCCCCAAGTAAAGTTCAAGGATTATGGTCTATTAATAGAATATAGCGGAAAGGCCATTATAGTTTGTCTAGGTTAAGAACTCCTCCGGACACAAAGTCTAAGGTCGTCTGGTGCTACggaaacaagaatggcgcattttagggagggtagcttcaaTCTAAGATTCATATACAGTAGAATAATCCGGCACGTTCCCGGCTCGGTGATAATTTCTGTAGCTAGTACTAGCCTCAGCTGATTTTTTCTTCCGTTTCGGCATCTGAGTCACTTTCTTCAAGATTTTGAGTAGGCTGAGGGTTTACTACAATGTTGATAATGTCCTCATCGGTTAGTTCTTGTTCAACAGGCTCATTCTCGGCGATTGGAAGCCACTCCCCTACCTCATCTTCAGGCAGGTTTTTCAAAGGATTGTCAGCACTTCTAACGACATCCAAAACTTTGGTCAGAGGGTCTTCTTCCTTATCAGTCTGTAGAGTTAGGTCAGATGCAAGGTTTGCAGCTGGCCAAAGTTTTCTCCAGCATTTTTGGagtgttgtattttttacttggtTCCAAGACAGTGCAATAGCATAGAGCACATCTTTTActgtaaactttttttgaaaatcagtcaCGTCACAGTCGGCATTTAACAGGCCTTGAATACAAGACCTtctataaaagcatttaaaattttgaataacccCTTGGTCCATGGGTTGAATCAAAAATGTTACGTCAGGTGGGAGCAGAGTAGCAACAATATTTCCAGAAACTGACTCATCTACTGGCGGGTGGGCTTTGCAATTGTCCAAAAGAAGGATGATCCCGAAAACTTCCGAATAGCTCTCGAacgtttttatttgctttaaagacACACTTTTGGAGAAAACCAAAGTTTATACAATTTTCCGGAGCGATGCAGGACTAATGGACTTCTACTGTATATTGTTTTTAGTACCATCATCACAGGGAAAATTCTGTTAAGAGTTTGATAGCTTAAAACAGGGTGCgaacctttttttaaaggtgcttttttcattaccatgttgattttcgctacgaattatgcagAAAGACACTGTctacattgttctattcagcgTTCTCACAATTATTTCAACCCCAANcgctcgtttacatttcaaaatatcaaagaaaatttaataatccaaagtaattctgatatttagcaatattatgagttggaagttgttatattcattaaagtttttatacaaaatgaaaatgttttggagtcgatatattt from Parasteatoda tepidariorum isolate YZ-2023 chromosome 2, CAS_Ptep_4.0, whole genome shotgun sequence includes:
- the LOC139424919 gene encoding jerky protein homolog-like, translating into MTNGISPIVVVLKEWIPPPENALGLLIGKINYAAHWNFKKNIQHCSQFAKIAGAAYDICQIKTFESYSEVFGIILLLDNCKAHPPVDESVSGNIVATLLPPDVTFLIQPMDQGVIQNFKCFYRRSCIQGLLNADCDVTDFQKKFTVKDVLYAIALSWNQVKNTTLQKCWRKLWPAANLASDLTLQTDKEEDPLTKVLDVVRSADNPLKNLPEDEVGEWLPIAENEPVEQELTDEDIINIVVNPQPTQNLEESDSDAETEEKIS